In Antechinus flavipes isolate AdamAnt ecotype Samford, QLD, Australia chromosome 3, AdamAnt_v2, whole genome shotgun sequence, a genomic segment contains:
- the NRROS gene encoding transforming growth factor beta activator LRRC33: MELLSFWFSLSFIVLVVELQNGTRMAAAEYQGVCKMVGRIAYCQRRHLVSVPSDLPSHSVELVLDANSIKTLGYHSLHQYSHLKKLSLVNCKLECIDRNTFQGSSYIHSLALSNNFLSVNYTESGAALRSLLGLRELDLSGNSLTEDMVAEMLLNLSSLESLSLARNVIMRLDDAIFQSLGRLQELDLQRNYIFEIESGAFDGLKWLRRLNLAFNHLPCIVNFGLTQLQVLNISYNSLEWFIADSGDAAFALETLDLSHNRLLFFPFLPQQNRLHTLLLMDNEMGFYKDLYNVSSPKDTVVQFLLVSGNVTNVTTVNLWEEFALSDLSALHFLDLSQNQLRYLPDGFLRNMTSLSHLNLNQNCLQTFHIQEDDPPPSLSDLNLSQNRLSELRLAPRLPGSLSSLRHFNLSYNQLQGLPPGLFSSTSNITTIDLSHNQITFCSPSEKIGQPACVDFRNITSLRSLFLENCGLPSLEGRAFRGTPLTHLDLSGNRGVLRKGITPLRDVAPTLQVLSLRDIRLHPNGTELDFSGFGSLRYLDMSSNSLTSFPRFWEGLELHTLDLRRNRLTALPQWAGSGQLKKSLRVLYLSQNPYDCCWLEGWGPLHSLKSLYIVDWGAVTCNFSSNIVRVVELSEDIAQDCKWGRVNLSLLYLVLILPTCLTLLVACVVIFLAFKKPLLQVVKSRCQWSSIY; the protein is encoded by the exons ATGGAGTTACTGTCCTTTTGGTTCTCCCTGAGTTTCATTGTGTTGGTTGTAGAGTTGCAGAACGGAACTAGAATGGCAGCAGCAGAATACCAAGGGGTTTGCAAGATG GTGGGTCGAATTGCTTATTGCCAAAGAAGACACCTAGTTTCCGTGCCCAGTGATCTCCCATCGCACTCAGTGGAGCTTGTGCTGGATGCTAACTCCATCAAGACCTTGGGGTATCATTCCCTCCATCAGTATTCCCACTTGAAGAAGCTGAGTCTAGTTAATTGTAAGCTGGAATGCATTGACCGAAACACTTTCCAGGGGAGCAGCTACATCCACTCTTTGGCCCTGAGTAACAATTTTCTCTCAGTAAACTACACAGAATCTGGAGCGGCTCTGCGATCTCTCCTGGGCCTGAGGGAGCTCGACCTGTCTGGAAACTCCCTGACCGAGGACATGGTCGCTGAGATGCTCCTCAACCTCTCCTCCCTGGAGTCCCTGTCTCTAGCGAGGAATGTCATCATGAGGCTTGACGATGCTATCTTCCAGAGCCTGGGGAGACTGCAGGAGCTGGATTTGCAAAGGAACTACATCTTTGAGATCGAAAGTGGCGCCTTTGACGGCCTGAAGTGGCTGAGGAGGCTCAATCTGGCTTTTAACCACCTTCCCTGCATTGTGAACTTCGGTCTTACCCAGCTTCAGGTGCTGAACATCAGCTACAACAGCCTTGAATGGTTCATAGCAGACAGTGGAGACGCTGCCTTTGCGCTGGAGACGCTGGACCTCTCCCACAATCGGctgctcttttttccctttctccctcaacAGAACAGGCTTCACACCCTGTTGCTAATGGACAATGAGATGGGCTTTTATAAGGACCTCTACAATGTCTCATCCCCCAAAGACACTGTGGTCCAGTTCCTCCTCGTCAGCGGCAATGTGACCAACGTGACCACCGTCAACCTCTGGGAGGAGTTTGCCCTGAGTGATCTCTCTGCCCTTCACTTCCTGGACCTTAGCCAGAACCAGCTCCGGTACCTACCCGATGGATTCCTAAGGAACATGACTTCCCTTTCCCACCTTAACCTTAATCAGAACTGCCTGCAGACGTTCCACATCCAAGAGGATGACCCCCCGCCCTCCCTCTCTGACCTTAACCTCAGCCAGAACCGGCTCTCAGAGCTGCGCTTGGCTCCGAGGCTCCCTGGCTCCCTGagcagtctcagacacttcaacCTTAGCTACAATCAGCTTCAGGGGCTCCCCCCGGGCCTCTTCTCCAGCACCAGTAACATCACTACAATTGATTTGAGTCACAATCAAATCACCTTTTGCTCCCCTTCGGAAAAGATTGGCCAACCCGCCTGCGTCGACTTCCGAAATATTACCTCCCTGAGGAGCCTCTTTCTCGAGAACTGTGGACTGCCAAGCCTGGAAGGGCGCGCTTTCCGAGGGACGCCCCTCACTCACCTGGACCTGTCCGGTAACCGCGGCGTTTTGCGGAAGGGCATCACTCCTCTCCGAGATGTTGCCCCCACGTTGCAGGTCCTGTCTCTCAGAGATATCCGCCTCCATCCCAACGGCACGGAGCTGGACTTCTCTGGGTTCGGGAGTCTGAGATACTTAGATATGTCCAGCAATTCCTTGACCAGCTTTCCCCGCTTCTGGGAAGGCCTAGAACTCCACACCCTGGATCTTCGGAGGAACCGGCTCACCGCCCTTCCTCAATGGGCCGGCTCTGGCCAACTCAAAAAGAGCCTTCGCGTTCTCTACCTCAGTCAGAATCCGTACGATTGCTGCTGGCTGGAGGGCTGGGGTCCCCTCCACAGCCTGAAGAGCCTGTACATTGTAGACTGGGGAGCTGTCACCTGTAACTTCTCCTCCAATATAGTCCGTGTGGTAGAGCTGTCTGAGGATATAGCCCAGGATTGCAAGTGGGGAAGGGTGAATCTTAGTCTGCTTTACTTGGTACTCATCCTCCCGACCTGTCTCACCCTTCTGGTAGCCTGTGTGGTGATCTTCCTGGCCTTTAAGAAGCCCCTGCTGCAGGTGGTAAAGAGCCGTTGCCAATGGTCCTCCATTTATTGA